One part of the Epinephelus fuscoguttatus linkage group LG12, E.fuscoguttatus.final_Chr_v1 genome encodes these proteins:
- the si:ch211-283g2.1 gene encoding sodium- and chloride-dependent GABA transporter ine has protein sequence MGADMEQQRDRPTWSRQIEFTLAGIGCAVGLGNVWRFPYLCYRSGGGAFLVPYLLMLFVLGIPLLYMELTVGQYTRRGPVHALANVCPLLKGVGIASVAISFIMCTYYNIVITWALYYLFSSFQAPLPWQSCNNTWNTPNCTSHATNSSFSSTASQEFFKYKMLEQTSGVEEAGVLRWELLLILLLAWILIYFCIFKGVKSTGKVVYFTALFPYVILIALLVNNAQLPGAIDGIKFFIMPEWDKLLSVEVWVNAAAQIFNSIGIGFGSLLAMSSYNSFNNNILKDTMTIAVINSLTSILAGFVIFSAFGYMSYLQGIPVSDLAVDGPGLVYIVYPQAFANMPAPQLWAVMFFFMLLCLGLDSEFAMVEVMVTSLMDEFYSHLIRFFKRKELFVLAVCSAAFLLGIPCVMQVGIYVFQLMDHYTAIVSIMFLAFFEVVAICWSYGVTRLSDNLKEMTGKRPNIYFRLCWLIVAPGLVAVILIFSIIQFKPARYEHYVFPPWAQGVGWVIAMGSIIWIPLGAVHTLWVLPGSLMQKLKLSITPYTLNEISKMPYYERGGGAGRPGIAVISSNIHLPEKPPTQTNM, from the exons ATGGGAGCAGACATGGAGCAACAACGCGACAGACCAACATGGAGCAGGCAGATAGAGTTCACCCTGGCTGGCATCGGCTGTGCTGTGGGTCTCGGCAACGTTTGGAGGTTCCCTTATCTCTGCTACAGGAGTGGAGGAG GTGCCTTCCTGGTGCCATACCTGCTCATGCTGTTTGTGTTGGGGATACCTCTGCTTTACATGGAGCTGACTGTGGGTCAGTACACGAGGAGAGGGCCTGTCCATGCTCTGGCTAATGTCTGCCCTCTGTTAAAAG GAGTGGGCATAGCATCAGTGGCCATCTCCTTCATCATGTGCACCTACTACAATATCGTCATCACCTGGGCCCTCTATTATCTCTTCAGTTCCTTCCAGGCACCGCTACCATGGCAGAGCTGCAACAACACCTGGAACACACCAAACTGTACCAGTCATGCCACCAACAGCAGCTTCTCCTCCACAGCTAGCCAGGAGTTCTTCAA ATATAAGATGCTGGAGCAGACTAGTGGAGTAGAAGAAGCAGGAGTGCTCCGATGGGAGCTTTTACTCATTCTGCTTCTGGCTTGGATCCTGATTTACTTTTGCATCTTTAAGGGCGTGAAATCAACAGGCAAG GTTGTGTACTTCACGGCCCTGTTCCCGTATGTTATCCTGATTGCCCTGCTGGTCAATAATGCGCAGCTTCCCGGAGCTATAGATGGAATAAAATTCTTCATTATGCCGGAATGGGACAAGCTGCTCTCAGTGGAG GTGTGGGTGAACGCTGCAGCTCAGATCTTTAACTCCATCGGGATCGGTTTCGGCTCCCTCTTGGCCATGTCCAGTTACAACTCCTTCAACAACAACATTCTGAA GGACACCATGACTATAGCCGTCATCAACTCCCTCACCAGCATCCTGGCAGGTTTTGtcattttctctgcttttgGATACATGTCTTACCTGCAGGGCATCCCTGTCAGCGATCTGGCTGTGGATG GTCCAGGACTTGTTTATATTGTTTACCCACAAGCCTTTGCCAACATGCCAGCGCCTCAGCTCTGGGCTGTGATGTTCTTCTTCATGCTGCTTTGCCTCGGACTGGACAGTGAG TTTGCAATGGTTGAAGTGATGGTGACCAGTCTCATGGACGAATTTTATTCACATCTGATTAGATTTTTTAAGCGGAAGGAGCTGTTTGTTCTTGCTGTTTGTAGTGCAGCGTTCCTTCTCGGGATTCCTTGTGTCATGCAG GTGGGCATCTATGTGTTCCAGCTCATGGACCATTACACTGCCATAGTGTCCATTATGTTTCTTGCATTCTTTGAGGTTGTAGCCATCTGCTGGAGTTACG GAGTGACTCGACTTTCAGACAACCTGAAGGAGATGACTGGAAAAAGACCAAACATCTACTTCAGACTGTGTTGGCTGATAGTTGCTCCTGGGCTGGTTGCT GTTATCCTGATTTTCTCCATCATTCAGTTCAAACCAGCCCGCTATGAGCACTACGTCTTCCCTCCCTGGGCTCAGGGGGTCGGCTGGGTCATTGCCATGGGCTCCATCATCTGGATTCCTTTGGGTGCTGTTCACACACTGTGGGTGCTGCCTGGCTCAttgatgcag AAACTTAAGCTGTCCATCACACCATACACCCTGAATGAAATATCAAAGATGCCGTACtatgagaggggaggaggagctggacgTCCAGGCATAGCCGTCATCAGCTCCAACATCCATCTACCTGAAAAACCTCCTACTCAGACAAACATGTGA